In one Cygnus atratus isolate AKBS03 ecotype Queensland, Australia chromosome 14, CAtr_DNAZoo_HiC_assembly, whole genome shotgun sequence genomic region, the following are encoded:
- the GFRA3 gene encoding GDNF family receptor alpha-3: MRLALLLGLLLSRAGDLLSLPRSDCIAAEQLCLSDSICNATYRILEDCALAKTRFLPLDHDSRVRCLNAELDLGNSSLLHCKCHRRMKRQEHCLRIFWTVHASMTDGYFNLETSPYENPANEEHWKTDYNELAALLSGSQLAGDATNPCLKATHVCNLSKKCVRLRTDYASICTKGAGSEDMCDRRKCHRGLRNFFEKVPEDFTRRILFCPCQDELCGERRRKTIVPDCSFQYNTKPNCLWLLDSCLEDHICKSRLADFQQNCQPADMSPDGCSQHNHAACLQAYMGMIGTPMTPNYISNSSVEVSLWCTCESSGNQKEKCDQILSMFESNKCLENTIWSQMHQKQTGLERQEDLFYSSSLSFQGDSASTSLASEMSQVAEVKTHRETSEHSSLPMVSSVYSGTAVSWSSLSLFLPLLLSAL, from the exons ATGCGGCTcgccctgctcctggggctgctcctctcccGAGCCG GAGACCTCCTGTCTCTGCCAAGGAGTGACTGCATAGCAGCGGAACAGCTGTGCCTCTCAGACTCCATCTGCAATGCCACCTACAGGATTCTGGAAGACTGTGCCCTTGCTAAGACTCGCTTCCTTCCACTGGATCATGATAGCAGGGTCAGATGTCTAAATGCAGAGCTAGACCTCGGAAACAGCTCTTTACTGCACTGCAAGTGTCACCGACGCATGAAGAGACAGGAGCATTGCCTACGCATTTTCTGGACTGTTCACGCCAGCATGACAGATG GCTATTTCAATTTGGAGACCTCTCCTTATGAGAATCCAGCAAATGAAGAACACTGGAAGACAGATTATAATGAACTGGCAGCTCTGCTATCAG GCTCACAGTTAGCAGGAGATGCAACAAATCCGTGCCTGAAAGCAACTCATGTCTGTAATCTGAGCAAGAAGTGTGTTCGGCTGCGCACAGACTATGCCTCAATCTGCACCAAGGGAGCAGGAAGTGAGGACATGTGTGACCGTCGCAAATGCCACAGAGGGCTAAGAAATTTCTTTGAGAAAGTGCCTGAGGATTTCACTAGAAGGATCCTGTTCTGTCCGTGTCAGGATGAACTTTGTGGAGAACGACGCCGGAAAACTATTGTTCCTGATTGTTCCTTTCAGTATAACACTAAACCCAATTGCCTCTGGCTTCTGGACTCCTGCTTGGAAGACCACATCTGCAA ATCCCGACTGGCTGACTTCCAACAAAACTGCCAACCTGCAGATATGTCCCCAGATGGTTGCTCTCAGCACAATCATGCTGCATGCCTGCAGGCTTACATGGGGATGATTG GCACGCCTATGACACCCAACTACATCAGTAACTCCAGCGTGGAGGTCTCCTTGTGGTGTACATGTGAGAGCAGCGGCAACCAGAAGGAGAAATGTGACCAGATACTCAGCATGTTTGAGAGCAACAAATGCCTCG AAAATACTATTTGGTCTCAAATGCACCAGAAGCAGACAGGTCTGGAACGACAGGAAGACTTATTCTATTCATCTTCCCTAAGCTTCCAAGGAGACAGTGCCAGCACATCTCTTGCTTCAGAAATGTCCCAG GTGGCTGAAGTGAAGACACATCGAGAGACCTCTGAACACAGCAGTTTGCCTATGGTCTCCTCTGTATATTCTGGAACTGCTGTTTCTTGGTCATCTCTGTCTCTGTTCCTGCCCCTGTTGCTGAGTGCACTTTAA